The Streptomyces sp. Alt3 genome has a segment encoding these proteins:
- a CDS encoding DUF5709 domain-containing protein has product MTDSDRGDDVYQPQEPEASDPADLLDLEDTLDTSGLADVLDEGYSPPERPWAVDDEGTTASEQHTGESLDHRLTREVPEGDEPVPDGPGDLADGDGELYDTEVGTDRAGRLTQEGDGHVPSTLTAQDVGIDGAAASAEEAAMHLIPEERDLFGEEPAR; this is encoded by the coding sequence ATGACCGACAGCGACCGGGGGGACGACGTCTACCAGCCGCAAGAGCCGGAGGCCTCCGACCCTGCCGACCTGCTGGATCTGGAGGACACCCTCGACACGTCCGGGCTCGCCGACGTCCTGGACGAGGGCTACTCGCCGCCGGAACGGCCCTGGGCGGTCGACGACGAGGGCACCACGGCCTCGGAACAGCACACGGGCGAATCCCTCGACCACCGTCTGACCAGGGAGGTTCCCGAGGGGGACGAACCCGTCCCCGACGGTCCGGGCGACCTCGCGGACGGCGACGGGGAGCTCTACGACACGGAAGTGGGGACGGACCGCGCGGGCAGACTCACCCAGGAGGGCGACGGGCATGTGCCCTCCACCCTCACCGCACAGGATGTCGGCATAGACGGTGCGGCGGCGTCCGCCGAGGAAGCCGCGATGCATCTGATTCCCGAGGAGAGAGACCTGTTCGGGGAGGAACCGGCCCGCTGA
- a CDS encoding ABC transporter ATP-binding protein — protein MGSQQSHGTGPGNGPVRLALRHYLGELSRQRRLSVFALALPALGNIGITYLAPLVVAKLVGRIAEDGAIGVREALPYVGVFAAVLLLAEAMWRAGLHCLNRVDARGIEHLYVTGMDALFAKDASFFQDNFAGSLTKRVLSFASRFEEFVDTLTFNIVGSLAPLLFGTVILWSYDPLLVAGLLIMITLTAVCAAPLIRRRQKLVNRREEAIARVSGHVSDALMNMDTVRAFAAEEREAAEHRARVAESRRLTLRSWDYGNLRIDTLVAPLSVLTNGLGLLLAVGIGAGGGSVEAIVVAFTYYTGSTRIMFEFNQIYRRLESSMTEAAQFTELLLAPPTVLDPATPEPLAQQAADIRFEHVTFAHDGGDPIFEGLQLDVPSGARIGLVGRSGGGKTTLTRLLLRMSDVRSGRIMIGGQDISRLRQSDLRSLIAYVPQEPAMFHRTLRENIQFARPDATDAEIRAAADAAHVTEFADQLPSGFDTMVGERGVKLSGGQRQRVALARAILRDAPILLLDEATSALDSESETLVQQALWQLMEGRTALVVAHRLSTVAAMDHLIVLDHGSIVEQGTHHELLNTDGAYAKLWHHQSGGFLVDTANGEAAATADQAR, from the coding sequence ATGGGATCGCAGCAGTCTCACGGCACCGGGCCGGGCAACGGCCCGGTCCGGCTCGCACTCCGCCACTATCTGGGCGAACTGTCCCGCCAGCGCAGACTTTCGGTATTCGCTCTCGCTCTCCCGGCGCTCGGCAACATCGGGATCACCTACCTGGCGCCGCTCGTCGTCGCCAAGCTCGTCGGCCGTATCGCCGAGGACGGGGCAATCGGCGTGCGTGAGGCACTCCCCTACGTCGGGGTGTTCGCCGCGGTTCTGCTCCTCGCGGAGGCCATGTGGCGGGCGGGCCTGCACTGCCTCAACCGCGTGGACGCCCGCGGCATCGAGCACCTGTACGTCACCGGCATGGACGCCCTGTTCGCCAAGGACGCCTCGTTCTTCCAGGACAACTTCGCAGGATCACTCACCAAGCGGGTGCTGAGCTTCGCCTCCCGCTTCGAGGAGTTCGTCGACACCCTCACGTTCAACATCGTGGGAAGCCTGGCCCCACTCCTGTTCGGCACGGTCATCCTGTGGAGTTACGACCCCCTGCTGGTGGCCGGTCTGCTGATCATGATCACGCTGACCGCGGTGTGCGCCGCGCCGCTGATCCGGCGCCGCCAGAAGCTGGTCAACCGGCGCGAGGAGGCCATCGCGCGGGTGTCGGGCCATGTGTCCGACGCGCTGATGAACATGGACACGGTGCGCGCCTTCGCCGCCGAGGAGCGCGAGGCGGCCGAACACCGGGCGCGGGTCGCGGAGTCGAGGCGCCTGACTCTGCGCTCGTGGGACTACGGCAACCTCCGCATCGACACTCTCGTGGCACCGCTCTCCGTGCTCACCAACGGGCTTGGCCTGCTCCTCGCCGTAGGAATCGGCGCCGGTGGCGGCAGCGTGGAAGCGATCGTGGTCGCCTTCACGTACTACACCGGTTCGACCCGCATCATGTTCGAGTTCAACCAGATCTACCGCCGTCTCGAGAGCTCGATGACCGAGGCCGCGCAGTTCACCGAGCTGCTGCTGGCGCCGCCCACCGTGCTCGACCCCGCGACGCCCGAGCCACTGGCCCAGCAGGCGGCGGACATCCGCTTCGAGCACGTCACCTTCGCCCATGACGGGGGCGACCCGATCTTCGAGGGACTTCAGCTGGACGTGCCGAGCGGAGCGCGGATCGGCCTCGTCGGGCGGTCCGGCGGCGGCAAGACCACCCTCACCCGGCTGCTCCTGCGGATGTCCGACGTCCGGTCCGGCCGCATCATGATCGGCGGTCAGGACATCAGTCGGCTACGGCAGTCCGATCTGCGGAGCCTGATCGCCTACGTCCCGCAGGAACCGGCCATGTTCCACCGCACCCTGCGCGAGAACATCCAGTTCGCCCGGCCGGACGCCACCGACGCCGAGATCCGCGCCGCCGCCGACGCGGCCCACGTGACGGAGTTCGCCGACCAACTCCCCTCGGGCTTCGACACGATGGTCGGGGAACGCGGCGTCAAGCTCTCGGGCGGGCAGCGTCAGCGGGTCGCACTGGCCCGGGCGATCCTTCGCGACGCGCCGATCCTGCTGCTGGACGAGGCGACCAGCGCGCTGGACTCCGAGAGCGAGACCCTCGTGCAGCAGGCACTGTGGCAGCTGATGGAGGGCAGGACCGCGCTGGTCGTCGCGCACCGCCTGAGTACGGTCGCGGCCATGGACCACCTGATCGTCCTCGACCACGGCAGCATCGTCGAGCAGGGAACGCATCACGAGCTCCTGAACACCGACGGCGCCTACGCCAAGCTCTGGCACCACCAGTCCGGCGGCTTCCTCGTCGACACGGCCAACGGCGAAGCGGCGGCCACGGCCGATCAGGCGCGGTGA
- a CDS encoding MerR family transcriptional regulator produces MLIGEVARRSGVSARMLRHYDSLGLVRPTGRSGNGYREYSDDDIRRIFHVESLRSLGLSLRDVGRALEDPGFTPSELVDDLILRTRERIAAETELLTRLRRIGAAEPADWQDVLQTVTLLHALGSKSAGTRQRAALSSVDEVPVEALVEAVLSERDHNVAGALRWALAQSGDRGPVLLAEGLASPAPEVRKRAVRSLAGIPGGRATALLGDALANPDVVVRRYAALELGARGVADAVPTLVDMVAEEANDVDAADVLSALASSPESAERIAAGLVERLARGVAGPTARRRLTEALADIPGSTASRALADLSRDEDRAVALTAAYVLRLREGR; encoded by the coding sequence GTGTTGATCGGTGAGGTGGCACGGCGGTCCGGAGTCAGCGCCCGCATGCTCAGGCACTACGACTCGCTCGGTCTGGTGCGCCCGACCGGCCGTTCCGGCAACGGTTATCGCGAGTACTCCGACGACGACATCCGGCGGATCTTCCACGTCGAGAGCCTGCGGTCACTGGGCCTGTCGCTCCGTGACGTCGGGCGCGCGCTCGAGGACCCCGGCTTCACGCCGTCCGAGCTCGTCGACGACCTCATCCTCCGGACCCGGGAACGCATCGCGGCGGAGACGGAGCTGCTCACGCGACTTCGTCGTATCGGGGCAGCGGAACCCGCCGACTGGCAGGACGTCCTCCAGACCGTCACGCTTCTCCACGCGCTGGGATCGAAGAGCGCGGGGACGCGCCAGCGCGCGGCGCTGTCGTCGGTCGACGAGGTTCCGGTGGAGGCACTGGTCGAGGCGGTACTGAGCGAGAGGGACCACAACGTCGCAGGAGCTCTTCGATGGGCCCTGGCGCAATCGGGCGACAGGGGGCCGGTGCTGTTGGCGGAGGGCCTCGCCTCACCCGCCCCCGAGGTGCGGAAACGTGCCGTCCGGTCCCTCGCCGGGATTCCGGGCGGCAGGGCGACCGCGCTGCTGGGGGACGCCCTCGCGAACCCCGACGTCGTGGTCCGCAGGTATGCCGCACTCGAGCTCGGGGCGCGCGGAGTGGCCGACGCCGTCCCGACTCTCGTCGACATGGTCGCCGAGGAGGCGAACGACGTCGACGCGGCCGACGTACTGAGTGCCCTGGCGAGCAGCCCGGAGTCGGCGGAGCGCATCGCTGCCGGGCTGGTCGAGCGTCTGGCTCGCGGTGTGGCCGGACCGACCGCCCGCCGACGGCTGACGGAGGCGCTCGCGGACATTCCCGGGAGTACGGCGTCGCGGGCCCTCGCGGATCTCTCCCGGGACGAGGACCGCGCCGTGGCGCTGACCGCGGCGTACGTGCTCAGGTTGCGTGAAGGGCGCTGA
- a CDS encoding HEAT repeat domain-containing protein — protein MTTQKQDTATIRALQGLADPRPSVRLRAALAIGTTPDPRFVDPLVERCAIEPEFYVRDMLTWALTRHPASVTVPELVEEVRSTRAQARSQALHTLSKIGDRRAWPAITRELLSDVDDEVARSAWRAAVLLVPEGEEHELAAVLSTQLGRGERETQRSLSRALVALGGAILPFLHAAMTDLDPRVRAHAIATDKLVRDPETGFESAIEEAKRVVALGVTGQEG, from the coding sequence ATGACCACGCAGAAGCAGGACACAGCCACGATTCGAGCTCTTCAGGGGCTGGCGGACCCCCGTCCCTCGGTACGGCTCCGGGCGGCTCTGGCGATCGGTACGACCCCTGACCCGCGCTTCGTCGACCCGCTCGTCGAACGATGCGCGATCGAGCCGGAGTTCTATGTGCGTGACATGCTCACCTGGGCACTCACCCGCCACCCTGCATCGGTGACTGTCCCGGAACTCGTCGAGGAGGTCCGCTCGACGCGCGCGCAGGCACGGAGCCAGGCGTTGCACACGCTCTCCAAGATCGGGGATCGCCGGGCGTGGCCCGCGATCACCAGGGAGCTTCTGTCCGACGTCGACGACGAGGTGGCCCGGAGCGCCTGGCGCGCGGCGGTCCTGCTCGTGCCGGAAGGTGAGGAGCACGAGCTGGCCGCAGTATTGTCCACACAGCTCGGGCGCGGAGAACGGGAGACGCAGCGGAGCCTCAGCAGGGCGCTCGTCGCGCTCGGTGGGGCGATCCTGCCGTTCCTGCACGCGGCGATGACGGATTTGGACCCTCGCGTGCGTGCGCACGCGATCGCCACGGACAAGCTGGTGCGCGACCCCGAGACCGGATTCGAGTCCGCGATCGAGGAGGCGAAGCGCGTCGTGGCCCTCGGCGTGACAGGTCAGGAGGGGTGA
- a CDS encoding LLM class flavin-dependent oxidoreductase — translation MNPKFLWYIPNTVEPGHRGDDTTADWGSIEYSTDLARTAEAHGWSGALLGTGWGRPETFTVATALAARTTAFEPLIAVRPGYWQPAQLAAAAATLDQLSRGRVLFNIVSGADDLGAYGDTTVEPARRYARTQEFLHLLRRLWTEEDVTSSGEYYQVTNSTVAPRPYAIGGRTHPTLYFGGASLAAERVSAAEADVQLFWGEPLDGVAERIDRLAVLSEEVGRRHKPLEYGLRITTVVRDTTEEAWQAAEEKVSALAAADPVAWTGHRRAVGQQRLVDLAERGEVLDTCLYTTPGRYGAGGAATTWLVGSPNDIAIALENYRKLGITHFILSDTPYKQEISRIGDQLLPLLRGGHG, via the coding sequence ATGAACCCGAAGTTCCTCTGGTACATCCCCAACACCGTCGAGCCGGGTCACCGGGGCGACGACACGACGGCCGACTGGGGGTCGATCGAGTACTCGACCGACCTGGCCCGCACGGCGGAGGCACACGGCTGGAGCGGCGCCCTGCTGGGCACCGGCTGGGGCCGCCCCGAAACCTTCACCGTGGCCACGGCGCTCGCCGCGCGCACCACGGCGTTCGAGCCCCTGATCGCGGTGCGTCCCGGCTACTGGCAGCCGGCCCAGCTCGCGGCGGCGGCTGCCACCCTCGACCAGCTCAGCCGCGGACGGGTCCTGTTCAACATCGTCAGCGGAGCCGACGACCTCGGCGCCTACGGCGACACCACCGTCGAACCGGCGCGACGGTACGCACGGACACAGGAGTTCCTCCACCTCCTGCGGCGTCTGTGGACCGAGGAGGACGTCACGTCCAGCGGGGAGTACTACCAGGTGACCAACTCCACGGTCGCCCCCCGCCCGTACGCGATCGGCGGGAGGACACACCCGACGCTCTATTTCGGCGGCGCCTCCCTGGCGGCCGAACGGGTCTCGGCTGCCGAGGCGGACGTCCAGCTCTTCTGGGGCGAGCCACTCGACGGAGTCGCCGAACGCATCGACAGGCTCGCAGTGTTGAGTGAGGAGGTGGGCCGTCGGCACAAGCCCCTCGAGTACGGGCTGCGGATCACCACGGTGGTGCGTGACACCACCGAGGAGGCGTGGCAGGCCGCGGAGGAGAAGGTCTCCGCCCTGGCCGCCGCCGACCCGGTCGCCTGGACAGGTCATCGGAGGGCGGTGGGACAGCAGCGGCTCGTCGACCTCGCCGAGCGGGGCGAGGTGCTCGACACCTGCCTCTACACCACGCCGGGCAGGTACGGGGCGGGCGGGGCCGCGACCACCTGGCTGGTCGGATCCCCGAACGACATCGCCATCGCGCTGGAGAACTACCGCAAGCTCGGCATCACCCACTTCATCCTCTCCGACACTCCCTACAAGCAGGAGATCAGCCGGATCGGCGACCAACTGCTGCCCCTGCTCCGCGGCGGGCACGGCTGA
- the gndA gene encoding NADP-dependent phosphogluconate dehydrogenase produces MSSTAQIGVTGLAVMGRNLARNFARNGYTVALHNRTAARTHELVEQFGDEGDFIAAESAEDFVAALEKPRRLVVMVKAGDATDAVIAEFAPLLEPGDVIIDGGNAHFADTRRREQELREQGLHFVGTGISGGEEGALDGPSIMPGGSKESYDSLGPMLEQISAKAKDGAPCVTHIGPDGAGHFVKMAHNGIEYADMQLIGEAYQLLRDVAGYSPAQIADIFRTWNTGRLDSYLIEITAEVLSHTDAATGKPFVDVVLDQAEQKGTGRWTVQIALDLGVPVSGIAEAVFARSVSGHAALRDASRHLAGPTARTLGKDEAAAFADQVEQALYASKIVAYTQGFHEIAAGSEQYDWNIDLGKVAAIWRGGCIIRAAFLDRITSAYEAQPRMPSLLSDKSFAEEIAAAQDDWRSVIATAVTQGVPTPAFATTLAYYDSLRAERLPAALTQGQRDYFGAHTYHRVDRDGTFHTLWGGDKTEVES; encoded by the coding sequence ATGAGCAGCACAGCGCAGATCGGTGTCACAGGACTCGCCGTCATGGGACGCAACCTTGCCCGCAACTTCGCGCGCAACGGGTACACGGTCGCTCTGCACAACCGCACGGCCGCACGTACCCACGAGCTCGTCGAACAGTTCGGCGACGAGGGTGATTTCATCGCGGCCGAAAGCGCCGAGGACTTCGTGGCAGCCCTGGAAAAGCCACGACGCCTGGTCGTCATGGTGAAGGCCGGAGATGCCACGGACGCGGTGATCGCGGAGTTCGCACCTCTCCTGGAACCCGGCGATGTGATCATCGACGGAGGCAACGCGCACTTCGCGGACACGCGGCGCCGGGAGCAGGAGCTGCGTGAGCAGGGCCTTCACTTCGTCGGCACCGGCATCTCCGGCGGGGAGGAAGGCGCGCTCGACGGACCGAGCATCATGCCGGGCGGCAGCAAGGAGTCCTACGACTCACTCGGCCCGATGCTGGAGCAGATCTCCGCGAAGGCCAAGGACGGTGCTCCGTGTGTCACGCACATCGGGCCGGACGGCGCCGGGCATTTCGTGAAGATGGCTCACAACGGTATCGAGTACGCGGACATGCAGCTCATCGGTGAGGCGTACCAGCTGCTCCGTGACGTGGCCGGTTACTCCCCCGCGCAGATCGCGGACATCTTCCGCACCTGGAACACCGGGCGCCTGGACTCCTACCTCATCGAGATCACCGCGGAAGTGCTCTCCCATACCGATGCGGCTACCGGAAAGCCCTTCGTGGATGTGGTGCTCGACCAGGCGGAGCAGAAGGGAACCGGCCGCTGGACCGTGCAGATCGCCCTCGACCTGGGCGTTCCCGTGTCCGGCATCGCGGAGGCCGTCTTCGCGCGCTCGGTATCCGGTCACGCAGCCCTCCGTGACGCCTCACGCCACCTGGCGGGGCCGACCGCCCGCACACTCGGCAAGGACGAGGCGGCAGCCTTCGCCGACCAGGTCGAGCAGGCGCTGTACGCCTCGAAGATCGTCGCCTACACCCAGGGCTTCCACGAGATCGCGGCCGGCAGCGAGCAGTACGACTGGAACATCGACCTCGGCAAGGTCGCCGCGATCTGGCGGGGCGGATGCATCATCCGGGCCGCGTTCCTCGACAGGATCACCAGCGCCTACGAAGCCCAGCCCCGGATGCCGAGCCTCCTCTCCGACAAGAGCTTCGCCGAGGAGATCGCCGCAGCGCAGGACGACTGGCGCAGCGTGATCGCCACCGCCGTCACCCAGGGCGTCCCCACCCCCGCCTTCGCCACCACCCTCGCCTACTACGACTCGCTGCGCGCCGAACGCCTCCCCGCCGCCCTCACCCAGGGCCAGCGCGACTACTTCGGCGCACACACCTACCACCGCGTCGACCGTGACGGCACGTTCCACACCCTCTGGGGCGGCGACAAGACCGAAGTCGAGAGCTGA
- a CDS encoding ion transporter encodes MSERTAARLRRRLAEHSRRIVDSSAFTATVFCLIATNAALLGIETYTGVVHQWHAALKAAEHVFLVAFTAEILLRAAAHADRPGDFFRDPWNTFDLLVVTTAFMPFARENATVLRLLRLARVLRAARFLPQLRIVIVAVGKSLPGTLSFLLVGALLLYVYAMVGWVFFADDDPEHYGSLGRAVLTLFLLMTLDGLGDAVRAGLEISRWSIVYFASFVLLGSFVLVNLLIGVVINSLQEASDLEAERDRPVPAQPTPTEDANAALRARIADARRTLDELEAGLEPSAPTRR; translated from the coding sequence ATGTCCGAACGGACCGCCGCGCGGTTACGGCGCAGGCTCGCCGAACACAGCCGGCGCATCGTCGACTCCAGCGCGTTCACAGCCACCGTGTTCTGCCTCATCGCAACCAACGCCGCGCTGTTGGGCATCGAAACCTATACCGGCGTCGTACATCAGTGGCACGCGGCCCTGAAGGCTGCCGAGCACGTCTTCCTCGTCGCCTTCACCGCCGAGATCCTGCTGCGCGCCGCCGCCCACGCCGACCGCCCCGGAGACTTCTTCCGCGACCCGTGGAACACCTTCGACCTGCTCGTCGTCACCACGGCCTTCATGCCGTTCGCCCGCGAGAACGCCACCGTGCTCCGGCTCCTGCGCCTGGCCCGGGTGCTGCGCGCCGCGCGCTTCCTTCCCCAGCTGCGCATCGTGATCGTCGCCGTCGGCAAGAGCTTGCCCGGCACACTGAGCTTCCTGCTCGTCGGGGCACTCCTGCTGTACGTGTACGCCATGGTCGGCTGGGTCTTCTTCGCCGATGACGATCCCGAGCACTACGGGTCCCTCGGTCGCGCCGTCCTCACTCTCTTCCTCCTCATGACCCTCGACGGCCTCGGTGACGCGGTCCGGGCCGGGCTGGAGATCTCCCGCTGGTCCATCGTCTACTTCGCCTCCTTCGTCCTGCTCGGATCGTTCGTGCTGGTCAACCTCCTCATCGGTGTTGTCATCAACTCCCTGCAGGAGGCGAGCGACCTCGAAGCCGAGCGGGACCGTCCTGTCCCCGCGCAACCGACGCCCACGGAGGACGCGAACGCGGCACTACGGGCTCGGATCGCCGACGCACGCCGGACACTGGACGAGCTCGAAGCCGGCCTGGAGCCTTCGGCGCCGACCCGACGCTGA
- a CDS encoding Dyp-type peroxidase, translating into MSDAVPEPVVVQPVVAPLTSAAVVLVATIEPGGESAVRDVLPDLAAFARSIGFRVPDAGLACVTGFGSEAWDRLFAGPRPSRLHPFQELRGPVHRAPATPGDLLFHVRAERMDVCFEWASQLLGRLDGTVRIVDEVHGFRYFDHRDLLGFVDGTENPVGDEARAAALVGPEDPAFEGGSYVHVQKYLHDLAGWNGVSTEQQERIIGRTKFTDIELADDVKPADSHVALNTITEDDGTERDILRANMPFGSFEQGEFGTYFIGYAADPGVTEQMLRNMFLGSPPGTHDRILDFSTAVTGSLFHAPTAGFLDSPPPPPTAVAKAVPEPQASEQRPSAPAGARDGSLHIGSLKESAPR; encoded by the coding sequence ATGTCCGACGCCGTACCGGAACCAGTTGTGGTCCAGCCCGTCGTGGCGCCGCTGACCAGTGCCGCGGTGGTACTGGTCGCGACGATCGAGCCGGGCGGTGAATCCGCCGTACGCGATGTACTGCCCGATCTCGCGGCGTTCGCACGATCGATCGGTTTCCGGGTCCCTGACGCCGGGCTCGCCTGTGTGACGGGCTTCGGCTCGGAAGCCTGGGACCGTCTGTTCGCCGGTCCCAGACCGTCCCGTCTGCATCCCTTCCAGGAGTTGCGGGGCCCTGTCCACCGTGCGCCGGCCACACCCGGCGATCTGCTGTTCCATGTCCGCGCGGAACGGATGGACGTCTGCTTCGAGTGGGCCTCCCAGCTCCTCGGGCGGCTCGACGGCACGGTGAGGATCGTGGACGAGGTCCATGGCTTCCGCTACTTCGACCACCGGGATCTGCTCGGTTTCGTCGACGGCACGGAGAACCCGGTGGGCGACGAGGCGAGGGCGGCGGCCCTGGTCGGCCCGGAGGATCCCGCGTTCGAGGGCGGCAGCTATGTCCACGTGCAGAAGTACCTGCACGACCTGGCCGGCTGGAACGGGGTGAGCACCGAGCAGCAGGAGCGGATCATCGGCCGTACGAAGTTCACCGACATCGAGCTCGCCGACGACGTCAAGCCCGCCGACTCGCATGTCGCCCTGAACACCATCACCGAGGACGACGGCACCGAACGGGACATCCTGCGCGCCAACATGCCGTTCGGCAGCTTCGAACAGGGCGAGTTCGGCACGTACTTCATCGGCTACGCGGCCGACCCCGGGGTCACCGAACAGATGCTGCGCAACATGTTCCTGGGCAGCCCGCCCGGCACCCACGACCGGATCCTCGACTTCTCCACGGCGGTCACGGGCTCGCTCTTCCACGCCCCCACGGCCGGTTTCCTGGACTCCCCTCCACCGCCGCCCACTGCTGTGGCCAAGGCTGTTCCGGAGCCGCAGGCCTCGGAGCAGCGTCCGTCGGCTCCCGCCGGGGCGCGCGACGGTTCGCTGCACATCGGCAGCCTGAAGGAAAGTGCCCCGCGATGA
- a CDS encoding family 1 encapsulin nanocompartment shell protein has product MNNLHRELAPVTEAAWDQIEEEARRTFSRHVAARRVIDVSDPQGPGLSAIGDGHLRDIDPPTPDVIARARTATPVIEWRVPFTVTRAAVDDVERGSEDSDWQPVKDAARTCAFAEDMAVIDGYPAAGITGLRDGSSHPPLPLPADARDYPTAVSQALTRLRLAGVDGPYRLLLGADAFTEATETSDHGYPVATHLARQLDEPILWAPAVKGGVLLSTRGGDFELCLGQDLSIGYLDHDATSIRLYFHQAFTFRMLTPEAVVSLIA; this is encoded by the coding sequence ATGAACAATCTGCACCGTGAACTCGCCCCCGTCACCGAGGCCGCCTGGGACCAGATCGAGGAGGAGGCGCGACGCACCTTCAGCCGCCATGTGGCCGCGCGCCGGGTCATCGACGTCAGCGACCCTCAAGGACCGGGACTGTCGGCGATCGGCGACGGTCATCTGCGCGACATCGATCCGCCCACGCCCGACGTGATCGCCCGCGCCCGCACGGCGACACCCGTCATCGAGTGGCGTGTCCCCTTCACGGTGACCAGGGCGGCCGTCGACGACGTGGAACGCGGCTCGGAGGACAGCGACTGGCAGCCGGTCAAGGACGCGGCCCGCACCTGTGCGTTCGCCGAGGACATGGCCGTCATCGACGGGTATCCGGCAGCCGGCATCACGGGTCTGCGGGACGGCTCCTCGCACCCCCCGCTGCCACTGCCCGCGGACGCGCGGGACTATCCGACCGCGGTGAGCCAGGCCCTCACCCGGCTGCGGCTGGCAGGCGTCGACGGGCCGTACCGGCTGCTGCTGGGGGCTGACGCGTTCACCGAGGCGACCGAGACCTCCGACCACGGCTATCCGGTCGCCACCCATCTGGCCCGGCAGCTCGACGAACCGATCCTGTGGGCGCCGGCCGTGAAGGGCGGGGTCCTGCTGTCCACGCGCGGCGGCGACTTCGAGCTGTGCCTGGGGCAGGACCTGTCCATCGGATATCTGGACCACGACGCGACGAGCATCCGTCTCTACTTCCACCAGGCGTTCACCTTCCGGATGCTGACCCCCGAGGCCGTCGTGTCCCTGATCGCCTGA